The proteins below come from a single Onychomys torridus chromosome 18, mOncTor1.1, whole genome shotgun sequence genomic window:
- the LOC118570061 gene encoding serine/arginine repetitive matrix protein 1-like: MEWHGPVPRPVVHWANDFGEERWVNSIFNPVPKIPPVEDIWDKEKEEEEEEEEEGEEEEDTIDKEKEKEEANRIKSLLGVPKQDSVWGLMAWPRHPPEPAWWWEDFSLPPLRGPRLCQCRLRTKMRLHPLPSLASFSTSKTLPSLATRDEPSWLRNQPLTEPPPASRLKTPKAVPRLHAKVSPKRSTVPKSGRQQTPMSMWPPIILTPPSKSSALKGQHTSSAKEASHAPGAWSNPLPHLPSK, encoded by the exons ATGGAGTGGCATGGGCCGGTCCCACGGCCTGTCGTCCACTGGGCAAATGACTTTGGAG AGGAAAGATGGGTGAATTCCATCTTCAATCCTGTGCCCAAGATCCCACCTGTGGAGGACATATgggacaaagaaaaggaagaggaggaggaggaggaggaagagggggaggaggaggaggataccatagacaaagaaaaagagaaagaagaagcaaaCAG GATCAAATCCCTCCTTGGAGTACCCAAGCAGGACTCGGTGTGGGGCCTGATGGCTTGGCCCAGGCACCCTCCAGAGCCAGCCTGGTGGTGGGAAGACTTTTCCCTGCCCCCACTCCGTGGACCCCGCCTCTGCCAGTGCAGActgaggacaaagatgaggctcCACCCCCTGCCTTCCCTGGCCTCCTTCTCCACCTCCAAAACCTTGCCCTCACTGGCAACCAGAGATGAGCCTAGCTGGCTAAGAAACCAGCCTCTGACTGAGCCTCCTCCAGCTTCCAGACTGAAGACCCCCAAGGCAGTGCCAAGGCTTCATGCCAAGGTCTCCCCTAAGAGATCTACTGTCCCCAAGTCCGGGCGACAGCAGACCCCAATGTCAATGTGGCCTCCGATTATTTTAACCCCTCCCTCCAAGAGCTCTGCTCTTAAGGGACAACACACATCCTCTGCCAAGGAGGCCTCTCATGCCCCAGGTGCCTGGAGCAACCCCTTGCCTCACCTtccttcaaaataa